GAAATAACATTACCTCCAAATGCGGCTTTTCAAACTATAGTTGGTCCTATGAGTAGAAACAGTCATTCATCAAAGCAGCTTGTATGCTTGGAAGCTTGTAGAAAGTTGCATCAAATGGGTGCTTTGGATGATCATCTTCTCCCACTTGTTGAAGTACCTCCTGAAAATGAAGTGAATGTGAAAAGCAAAGAATTATCTGCAGGTGCTGGTAGTGTTGCATTACATATGTTTTATGTCCAAATATTAAATATTTCCCATCTTCAATCTACTAGGCTTTTCAATCTGACATATTTTGTTATAAGGAACTACAAAACGTAAAGAGTTACATGGGACGTCTTGCATTCGTGCATTAAGCGGAACTTGGGGAGAGAAACTTGATGGTGCCAATTTTGAGGCCTACAAATTTGAGTTCTCGTGTAATGTTGAAGAGACATATTCAGGATTTGTTCTATTAGTCGAGTCGAAACTTGATGATGACGTTGGAAATATTGAAGTGGATCTCTACTTGATTGCAAAGATGGTCAAAGCTTATGTTTCTTCATGTGGAAAGGTGCATCTCACTGCAGATCAGGTGAGTTACTTGGCAAAAGTCCCACTGCAGTTTCTTCATATTTGGAAAGGACTAATTGTAATCCTGTTCTTTCTATTTGGTACCAGATAAAGCAAGCTATGAGCTTTCAAGAATTTTTCTGTAATGGTTTGTTTGGGAGATTGTTTCTTGGAAACGAACCAGAAGGGACTGAAAGAAATTTTTTACTTCAGACTGAAATAAAATCACTATGGAGCTCATCATACAGCTATTTGCTTTTACCGACTGAGGCATCGGAAAATTCAAATACGATATCTTGGAACATAGATTGGATAGGAATCTGTTCTTGTGCATATGTGGTGGAGTTTCTTAGGAAACACTATTCAAATGGTCTTCAGTATTTCAAAGGCGGTAGAGGAAATATATCACTTTCTAGGACTGGTTCATCCATGACAGATTGCAGCGCTCAAAATCTAGTCAACTTTGCTAATAGTTCGAATGATGTCAATAATCTTGCCAGTAATCTTGAAGATATGGTAGTGTTAGCTATCCACACCGGAAGAATCTACTCTATTGTTGAAGTTGTTAGTAGCATTTCTGCTGAGAGTCCCTTGGAAGAAAATGCTGATGTTGCGTCATCAGATTACACTTATGTCGAGTACTTCAAAAAAACGTCGGTTATTATTGATCTTCTACATTGTCTTTGGATTTATTCCAATTTTTTTTGTCTTATATATATGAAAACAGATACAGAACTTCATAACAACAAGAGCCTTTTGCAGGTATGGGATTGCACTCAAGTATCCAGGACAGCCTCTATTGCGGTTGAAGCAAAGTCATAATGCACATAACCTGCTTGTTGATCAAGGTTTTTTCATAGTTTTATATCTTTACTTTTTGCTACATGTTTCTGCTTGCTTTTTCTATATGATGATATTTAGCTATTTAACTTGATAATTTAACAGCGAGTAATTTCTTCTAACTGGAGTAGGTGTGTCATCACCAGATGGTCTAGTTCAAGAAAAGCAACAAGCTCATGTTCATATGCCACCTGAAATCTTAGTCAGTATTGATATTCGGGTTGACGTTCTAAAGTCATTCTACTTGCTTCCATCATTAATGTACCGTCTGGAGTCACTGATGTTAGCCAGCCAGATTAGGGAAGAGATCAATGGCCAATCTAGCAACTTTTACATATCAAGCTCATTGGTAAGTAGGTTTTAGTGATTTGGTTTGTGTTCATTTCAATGTTAGTTTATCTGACTTCAAATGAATCATTTGAGTGGCACTTGTTTCTGAGCTGCACTTATAACTAATCAAAAGTACCAAATGAGAAACTCTTTATAGAAAGAAAATTAACTTGACTACAAGAGTTCGCGTCTATATGTTTTATTATCTGCAATATAATATGAAAGTGTAATCAGATTCTGGAAGCACTCACAACACTTAGATGCTGTGAACATTTCTCATTGGAGCGTTTGGAGTTGCTAGGAGATTCAGTTCTCAAATATGCCGTGAGCTCCTACCTCTTTCTTAAATATCCCGAGAAACATGAAGGACAATTAACTGCTCGACGAACAAGAGCTATTTGCAACTCAAACCTGCATAAACTAGGAATAAAAAACAAGTTACAGGTATGTGATCTTATATATAATCATGTGTGTGTTAGCATGCAGAATGTTAGTGTTGTTTATGTGACAAAAATCAGCATGCAGCAGACAAATTTTGATTGCTTTGCAGAAATGTTAGTGTTGCTTCATAAATATGTCAAGTTCTTGGAAAATCATATAATGCATGAGCTTGCATTAGAGTCTGTAACTTAGACATGCGACTGGAAGATTGTTCTTCAATACTTAAATGATCACCTGGAACCATGATTAATTTATTTGACAGGGATACATACGAGACAGTGCATTTGAACCACGGCGTTGGGCTGCTCCAGGGCAGCTTAGCAGATTCCCAGATCCTTGTCAATGTGGAGTGGATACTTTAAAAGTGCCCTTGGACAGTAAATTTCAGACTGAAAATGCTGTTAAGGTTGGAAAATTCTGTGATAAGGGTCACAGGTGGATGAACTCAAAAACAATTGCTGATTGTGTTGAGGCCCTTATAGGAGCTTATTATGTTGGTGGAGGATTATTTGCTGCACTTCATTTGATGAAGTGGCTTGGCATTGATTCTGAAACTGGACCCTCATTAGCTGTTGAAGCCATTACTAGGGCATCACTTCGATCATACAGTCCCAAAACTAATGAACTTGCTGACTTGGAGATGAAGCTTAGTTATGAATTTTCAGTCAAGGCCTTGTTACATGAAGCCATCACACATGCCTCTCAGCAAAAACTAGGTGCCAGCTACTGTTACCAGGTTGCAGCTGATCTTCCCTACAGATTTTAGTTATTTTTTTTATTTTCATTTTATGATATAGCTCATTTTTACTGCTTCTTGGACAGAGGCTTGAATTTCTAGGAGACTCGGTGTTGGATCTGCTAATTACACAGCATCTGTATCGCAGCCACATACATATTGATCCGGGAGTGTTGACTGATTTGCGGTCAGCTGCTGTTAGTAATGAAAACTTTGCTCAAGCTGCTATTAGACGAAACCTTCATCCACATCTTCAACACTGCTCAGGGTTACTACAGAGTCACATAACCGAGTATGAGACTAGGTTGCTTACAGAAGCTGAGAACAATACCAGTGCACTGGAAGACATCAAGGGTCCAAAGGTATGTTTATATTCTAAGTTCCTAACTGCCTGAATTCTATCATTTAATGAAAAACTAGGCTAAATGGAGATTCATTTTTCTGGTACAGGCACTTGGTGACATGGTGGAAAGTATAGCAGGAGCTATACTAATTGATACAAAGCTTAATCTTGATGAAGTATGGAGGGTTTTTGAACCAATATTGTCTCCAATTGTGACCCCTTCTACTCTTCAATTGCATCCACTACGTAAACTGTCTGAATTATGTGACTCACTTGGGTACTTTGTGAAAGAAACATGTACTGAAGATGACACACTAGTGCATGTGGAACTAAGTTTGCAGCTGGAAGATGTTCTTTTGGTTGGAAATGGCTTTGACCGGAGCAGAAAAGCTGCGAAACATAAGGCTGCTCGTCAAGTGTTGATGGAGCTGGAGGTTACTTCTTTTGGTACTTCTAATCTTAGTTCCTGAATAAGATTTGTTGATCAATTTTCTCACTCCAAGCATATTACGCTTTATGCAGAAAAGCATAGAAAGGACAAAGCACTGTTCAGATATGGATGTTGACATCTGGAGCAACCTAAACGATGAAGATTCAGAGGCAATGGACCATGGACAGCAGAATGTGATGTCAATTCAATCATCTTCAGAGTCAAACACAATAGATCCTACCCAAGTCAATGACTTTTCTAATGAAGTACTCTTATGTCGGAACATTGCAATACCAGGTTTAACTATGTACCATATTACATGCATCATCTTTAAATTCGAAAATAAGCATAAGTACTTATGTATTTGCTATTGGTTTTTGTTGCCAGTTGTTGGTCCAATCAATACAAGGAAAGGTGAACCTCGAAAATCTCTCTTTGAGCTGTGTAAGAAATTGCAGTGGCCAATGCCTTCATTCACAACAACTGAGCAAAAGTCAAGGTGATTCCAAGTTTGCAGTCAATCAAAGTGCTGATCCTTTTAAAGAAATTTCTACTTTTTTGTGCAGTGATTTTTCATTGTTCGATTTCCTACTAGACTAATAACTTGTGTGCTCCTCTTCCTGCAGAAAGCCAATTGAATTCGGTGAGGGTTGCGAAAAGAGAATAGGTTTCAGCAGCTTTCAATCAAAAATCAACTTGCACATTCCCAACTCAAGCACTATTGTATGCACAGGAGATCCAAGAGCTGATAAGAAGACATCCATGGATTCTGCAGTAGTTTCCATGCTTCACGAGCTTCAACGACAGAGAAAACTTGTCATTCTAGATTCGTGATATGTTAGTTGTTATACATAAACTCAGGTTTCATTTTAGGACGGGAATGATGCATGGATTGATTCTTAATTTTTCAAATCTTATACAATGCAATAAAATTGGCTTTCAAATGTAGTAGTACAGTCACATATTAGTCATAATATATACAAGGAAAGGAAGCACGTAATGTATAAGCTTGATTTGGCTATTCAACAGTAGCTGTAGCATGTAATATAGAATGCAAACAAACTGGTGAAACACAAGCACAAAGAAGCTATATATCTAGGAAATTGCTGAGTTTGTAAGGTACCATGTATCACGCAGTTTCTCAATTCATTCTGCATGTATCACGCAGTTTCTCATTTCAACCTCATTACTGCTTCCATGAATTCCAAATAGTACAGAACAATGTTCTTGCTTGGACTCATGTAGAAAAATATCCTGTACAAGGAAGGAACAATATACTCGTTAACTCGTTAAGATCACTTGGTAATCTAGTTTTGATTTTTGTATAGGAGAACATGTCTAAATTCTGAAATTATGAGAGGGAGGAGAAATCCCCGATATGAATTTCCAATGAATTTTTTAGCATGGTTGTTTTTGTACAATCTCTCAACAAATGAGACCGTTACATCCATAAACGAAAGACTAGGAGCCATTACAAAGAGAAAGAGAGAGGAGAAGCTCTCGAATGGACATTCCATATTTTCAAGCGTACGGTACTTCTACCACATTATTGACCGATAAGTGAGTGAAATTGACCAAGTGTGTAACCATATTTATGGATCATTTGACATTGCTAGCCTAAAATTTACTCAAAAAAGCTTTGTACTTCTAATTTTCTTATTTAGAAAAAAAAAAAAAAAAAACTTTATTACCAGCGTCTCAAATGGGTGGTAACCTCAGAATCGGACGGTCGGTAAAATGCCACATCTGCACTTAAACTGTATATAAGCACATTTCACTTGACGCTTTCAAGAGCATCCAGAAAAGAGGAGGAGAAGAACTGAGAGAAATCAGCTTCAGCTGGGTTCGAATTCTGAGCGGGGAGTTTAAGGTGAGTTGAGTTCTGGAAACCCATTTCAGTTCTTATTGGATTTTCATTCATTATGCGTTTAGCTTACTGAGATTTCTATATTGTCTATAACTGGCTTAGTTTTTGAAGTTGGGTATGTTATGTTCTAACTTTTGATTCGGTTTGGTTCTCAACGTAGAAAATAGATTAGCAATTACACACAAAGCTCTATGCTTTTTTTTTAGATTTTTGGTTAAGGTTGAAAACAGAGGTCTGCATTTCCAAACCAAGTTTTCTGATTCTGTGACCAAAAATTGTACCATTTTTCCATTTTGTGAAATGTCTGTATTCTGAAAAGTGGTAGTAACATTTGAATCAGTATTGAAGACTTGAGACTTGCATGAAAAATCAATTTTTTAGAGTAAGTTATGATTCTTTGAAGCCGAAAGTCAGCTGTAGGAATTGTTAGGAGCTGCAATACTGTCATTATGTTTATTTGTTCAAACCTGTTTAGGACCGTTGGAAATGAAATGGGCACTTTAAGGTTTCAAAAAATGAGAAAAAAATAAAACATCAAGCCCTGTTTGGAGTTCATTTGTAAGAAAGAGTTGGGCCGTTGCAAAACTGGCACTGCGCATCAGAACTTATGCAGTATATACACTTCGCATCTTTATTTGCTGCTTCATATGATGTTTAAATGGCTTCAGATTTTAGATAACATTTTCATAGAATATATCATGTAGAAAACAATACAAAAAGAAGGATTTTGCTGTAAATAATATGTGCTTGTCGATTGGAGCATGAGTGCTCAACTGTTCTATGTCAAAATCTCTTGGAATACTTATTGGATACTTAATGGATAATTATTTTATTTTGCAGTGATAGGTAGCTACATTATCACTTGGAATCCCCAGTTATGAACTGAAGCTTCTGTAAACCTGAGCTCCTTCTTGTATACTAATACCCGTTACTCTCTTCAGACTGTGTTTCCCACCTTAAGTTCTCAGTTTTATCTTCGCCACCCAGAGAGAGACAGTCAGAGTCAGAGATGGGGTTAGAAATTTTGGAGCCAAATACTTGCATTAGAGGATGCTGCCACAGCAACTCCATTCCTCTCCATCTTCCACCTTCCTCTTACACTATCCTCAAACCTATTGCTCGAGGGGCAGAGAGTGTTGTATATGGAGCAATTTTGGATGGCAAGAAAGTTGCTGTAAAGAAACCCATCTTGTCTACTTCTGAAGACATTGATAAGTTCCACAAAGAGTTGCAATTGTTATGTAAATTGCATCATCCCGGATTGGCAAAGCTGGTAGCCGCACATGCAAAGCCACCCAACTACATGTACTTCTTTGAATATTTTGAACCTCCCAACTTATCTGAGAAATTACACGTCGACGAATGGAGTCCGAGTATCAATCAGGTGCTCGTGATTGCTGTCAACTTAGCATCGGCTTTGCAATATCTGCATAATCTGGGGATTGTCCATAGGGATGTCAAACCGGCAAATATTCTCCTTGACAGAGATCTTTGCCCACACTTGGCAGACTTTGGTTTGGCGGAATACAAACATGATCTTAAAGGAGTTTCTGTTGAAAACTGGAAGTCATTGGGGAAGCCTACTGGTGGTTTCCACAAAAGAAATATGGTTGGCACCCTAATATATATGGCACCTGAGTTACTGAAGAAGGAAGTACATACAGAAAAATCAGATGTTTACAGTTTCGGTATTTCAATCAACGAGCTTCTTACTGGTGTTGTTCCATATACGGATCTTCGTGCAGAAGCGCAGGCACACACAGTGCTAGAGATGAACTACACCGAGCAGAAACTTACAGCAGCTGTGGTGTCCGAAGGTTTGCGACCAATTCTTGCTGGTCCTGAGTCTGGTGTACCATCAACTTTAGTATCACTGATAGAGAGATGTTGGGATGCAACTGCTCAAAACAGACCTTCGTTTGATGACATAGTTGCAGAACTTGGTACAATTTTGGAACACAGAAAGAGAATAAAGGAACCTGCCATTGCCTATGGGGAAGCTCATGATTCCGTTGGTGATCAGCGCGCAGATGCTGCAAACAACCTTCATGTTTATCAAGAAGGTGTTGATTGGTATAGCCGGGCAGAAAATTTCACCAAAATAGCTCATGAAACTAAATCTGGTACGACAGTCTGGCTCAATGCTTCAAATGATCCTTTGGCATACCGTCCAGTTCTTTCATGGGGTTCCTTTGCTACATGCGGGAGAAGGGAGAGCATGGAGGATACGCATTTCCTTTTGCCCCATATGGGTAATGAAGAGGATATCCATTTTTTTGGAATTTTTGATGGTCATAGAGGTGCAGCTGCTGCTGAATTTTCTGTTCGAGCTTTGCCAAGATTCTTGCAAGCTTTAAGTTCTATTAGCAGTCCAACTGATGCTTTAGCGGAAGCATTCATCAAGACAGATATAGCATTCAGAGATGAACTTGATTTTTGCCGTAAATCGAAGAGAGTCATCCAGAAGGATTGGCATCCTGGTTGCACCGCAGCAGCTGCTCTTATTGTTAGAAACAAGCTCTTTGTAGCCAATGCTGGTGATTGCAGGACGATATTGTGTCGGGCTGGCGTCCCTGTTCTCCTAAGCAAGGATCATGTTGCAAGCTGTCTTCAGGAGAGAGAGCGGGTTATTAATGCAGGAGGACAAGTAAAATGGCAAGTCGATGATTGGCGGGTTGGTCTAGCTGCTCTTCAGGTCACTCGTTCCATAGGTGATGATGATCTAAAGCCTTCTGTAACCGCAGAACCTGAGATAAGTGAGACTATTCTATCTGCAGAAGATGAGTATTTGGTTATGGCAAGTGATGGACTGTGGGATGTTATGAGTAATGCAGAGGTTATAAGCATAATCAAAGACACTGTGAAAGAGCCTGGAATGTGCTCTAAGAGATTGGCAACGGAAGCTGCCGAGCGTGGCAGCATAGACAACATCACAGTCATTGTTGTCTTCCTTCGTCTTGTATCCACAGCTGAGAGAATTTACTAGTTTGGTTGCTTGTTTTCTTACTCAGAAGTGCAGGTGGTGCGGACATTGATTAAAATGTAACAAGAAAAAAAAAATCCCAGCTAATAAAAAGAAGATTATGTATGATAACACCTCCTCTAGTAGTATAATACTTGATATTAATATAATACTCGAAGAAAAGGATGTACATTCTATTAATATCATCAAGTAATAGAAAAGGACTGAGAGGCGGAGGACTCGCAGCAGATCTCTGAAGAAAAGGACTATCAATGCTTCTATGAGGTTAACAAATTTGGAACTTGGAATTCTGGCTTTGTATCTGCTGCGCAGTCCAACATCTTCAAAGGTTAGTACCTGGAACATTGTCAACCATGATCAGCCACCCCTCAATGGAACCAACACAACTCTGTCTGCTCATAGGTGGGGGACAAGATTGGTAAACCCTTTTCACCTAGACTATAAAACAAAGGGTTTGTATTAAACTGATCACAAGCCATGGAAGTGATGAAACAACTCTAGTGGCTGATTGCCAACGCCAGCAAACTGCACCACACTGAAGTTGATCTGGAACGGGCAGCCGCTGTTGAATCAATTGCAGCAAACATGCTGGTATTTCTTTGGACCACCTGCTACTGTTGTTGCTGCAAATCTCCTTCTTGGCCAATCTTATCCTAGTTCGCACAGGAATAATCAATTTGGGGAAGATTGTAATCAATCTAGTAGTGATCACCCGCTTATGGCGAAATAAGATTGTTCTTGAGAGACGGGTGTATGCACGTATGACATGGAAGCTTCTGTTGGCAACTAGTGCCCATCTTATTCTCGTCCGCACAGGAATAATCATGTTCATAAAGATGGTGGTGCAATACCAGATAACATAAGAGTGGACGAATAAGGTGACCCATCTGGTATGGTGGAGTAAGTACTTTACGATCAAGTACTTTGTAACTAGAAGATCTATGATGTTAGCTTGTTGGAGTGACCTTTCTGATGCATATAATATCGTGCTAGCAAAAACTATAAACTGAAACATTGACCAACATGAATACATCATGCTTCAGAAATTTCTCTCAACCCTTGCAGATCTCCAAGCTCTCTCTCTCTCTCTCTCTCTCTCTCTCTACTATATATATATATATATATATATATATATATATATATATAATATAATATATATANNNNNNNNNNNNNNNNNNNNTGATCAATCAGATCAGATTTCCTTCTCTTTTTCATTCTCCTATTGCAATGGAAGACCCGAAAGCAACATTTTGAACTTCAGCCTTTTTCCCTGGAATGATCAGACATGTTTTTGTTACATTATGAAAAATTAACAATCAGATCCTGGAAACAACATGAGATTCATTAGCAGAATGTTAGCCAGGTTAAATTTTGGAGGTTCTTGGAGGTTTTCCCCTCGAATTTCTGGTTGCAAATCCAAGGAGCTTTCTGTAAACCTCCCTAGAATAACTGGTTGTGACAAACTGACTAGAGGCGAGCCTACCAGCATCAACTAACCACTTAACACAAAAACTTAAATCAGACACCAGCACCAAATGCTGGCAAAAGAAATTGATAAACCACATTTGAATTGATATGTGCTCTACTTACACACACACACACACACACACACAACGAAAAGGAAGAAAGAAAAGAAAGGTATTTGTACTCATTCGAGAATGTAAATAGTAGGAATTACAAATAACAAAAAGGGGAGACAAAGATCCAGGAGGAGCTCTAGAAGAACACAACTCCTCCCCCGGCCTTTCATATCCTGCTTATACTAGTTCTTCCATTAGTAACCACATAAAAACGCCACGGTAGAAGCTTACCGATCAGTAATGAGTTTATGCACCGCCATTGACATAACCTTTTTTGCGACCTTCAAATCCTGGCCGCATTAGTTTCTTCTCTCTCTTTGCAATTTTGCGCTTTTTCTTCTCATCAAGTTTTGCTGATATATTATCAGATCTCTTCTTCTGTTTGTCTTGTTTCAACTTGTGTGTGGTTTCAACCCTTTCCTTCCATTTCTCAGCGTTCTTCTGATGCTTCTTCTGGTCCTTTTTTATGCTTTGTTTCAGCAACTTTGGGTCATCATGAACCTTGACTCCAGCAGCTCTACTGGTTGCTGTTTTCCACAAGAGAGACTTGCCTTTCTCTGGATCTTTCTTCATTTCTTCCAACTGTTTGGCCCTCTCAAGCTCCTTCACCTTTGACAGTCTCCTCTTCTTCTTTCCAACTTCATCATCGTCCCCAAGTTTGACACGACTGAATGTGAGCCCTTTAGAAGCCTCTGCAACCTCGTGTTCAACATTCTTGTTCACTGAATCAGTACCAATAGGTTTCTTTTCATCAGATGCAGTTTCTCTCTTTCGTTTCCTGTCATCAGCCCCTTTCTCAAATCTCTCCTTCCTTTCAATCCTCTTCCTTGCTCTCTCTGAAACTCCACAATTGCGACCAGACTGAAACTGTTCAATTTTACGACGAAGCCGTTGCTGGAGTTCTTCATATGTCACTGACCTGTCATCACCTTCCAGACCTGGCACCACAGGTTTAGTCTCCATTTCACCACTATCACTATCATCCTCGTTCGACATGTCCTTTTCCAAACTTTGCTTTAGCAAATCAAGGGTTGTTGTAGAAGTCTTCTCTGGATCCAACCGATCCCTGCGAGCTTGCTTAATGTTCTTCTTTGTTTCCTTCTTAGCTGAAGCCTTGGCAGGCTTGCTTAGGCCTTGAAACCATGGCTTATCATCCTCGTCATTCGGTAAATAGAACCTCGCTGGGATGAGCTCAACTAGCTTGTCCATGAATTCAGAATGCTGATGAATAATAGACTTCAAATCAATAACCGGATTAGAGACAATCGTCTCCCAGTCCGTTTTATTCTTCATCTTTTTCCCCATATCTGCATAAACAACAAGGTATTTGCAAGCGTCAGATGACATCAAAAGTTTGTACATGATGTTCACCAAAGGAATCAAATAAACCAGCACAACAAATCATATGACATCAACTCAACACATATATAACACATGTTTCTATATTCTCAAGAATCTGAAGTAGTAAGGCAAATGAGCAAACCACAGTCCCTCCTGTATTTCAAAGTTCAAAGGCAAGAGCATAAATGCTGAGAACACAGCAAACTGAATGTGGGTCTTATCTGCACAAGTTAGAACACACCCAGAACAAATAAACACTAAAGTTGATGAACTCCACTTGCAATTTTATGAGGTGAACACTATTATATTATGAACTTGCCAGACAACTTTGATTGAACAAAAGGCAGATGAGAGCATACATGAAAATCCAAATCAAAGTACCAAGTCTGCTAGAGCAAGCAATCCACACAAAAACAAAGTCTTTCTTGTCAGAAAGTAGAGAAAGAAACATTCCCAAAGTGAAGACTTATATACATATATACATACAGAGCTCTACCAATTTTCACAACCCCAAAAACAATGGCAAAACAAGGCTTACCAATTTTCTAGGGTTCGAGGGTTTCTTCAATTTTCTGGGTGGGTGCGAGGGTTTAAGATGAGAGACTGAAAGAGTCGGGAAATTTGAGATGCGAGGGTTATAACATCAACGGCTGTGATTAATACGTTTTTTTTTTAAATTATATATTTTTTACAACACATACGGTACTGTATACTGTATTTGGAGGAAAATCAAATACGGCCTATCATCATTTTTCATTGGTTTCGTGTACTGGTGCTTTCTGTACCAATAGGTTCTTCCTTGTGTTTTGGTAAACATTTATATTCCAGCTTGCGGTGTGTTCAAAATCATCTTTAATCAAGATGAAAAATGTGGAGTTTGATTTTGCCAATTTCGGTTTCTTGTTAAATGTGTCTCCATGGTTCGGTAGGAGATTGTTGCAGATAAACTTTTACTACGAGAAGACCAATTCAGTTTCTTTTGATACCATGTTGTTTTACTCGGTGACTATTTACTTGAAATGAGAGCGGTTTCATACTTGGGTTATGGTGTCTACTACACTACTCTTGCTTACGAAGTTGAAATTTTCTATAAATTGTGGTCTTAGTATAACTTTTTCTATGAATATCTGCGAGCTCTTTTTGGTTGCTGCTGATCCTGCAAAGTTCAATGTGTGCAATGGAACAAGAGCAGAATTATCTTCATTTTCTGTTGCTGTTTATAGGGAAATGAAGGTGCTCGATGGTGCTTCCAGTGTCCCTTGTATCCCCGAAACCACCGTTGTTGGGTATGCTAAGGATC
The window above is part of the Fragaria vesca subsp. vesca linkage group LG2, FraVesHawaii_1.0, whole genome shotgun sequence genome. Proteins encoded here:
- the LOC101307665 gene encoding endoribonuclease Dicer homolog 3a-like, producing the protein MGLTALDSPLTESHSPQDIKHLIPRSFIVYRYQEKVLEIAKRKNTIAVLETGAGKTMIAVLLIKHIADQHIIKSTGHKKLIIFMAPTVHLVIQQSEVIEKCTTLEVGVYYGAKGVDDWSRECWEAEVKTHDIMVMTPQILLDALRNAFLRIDMICLMVFDECHRASGNHPYARIMKEFHHKSGNKPKIFGMTASPVIKKGVSSAVDCEDQISQLESVLDSQVYTVEDRTEIEEHVPSAVQSCKLYNPTWLTCEDLKEKMEALLSKFDSSIKLKLHGPEKIEYEDINDKIKALRKRLSNDYMKILYCLDDLGIICAYEAVKICLENAPDVNEECTFYRESSLQCRCFLDEVLSMIGESLKEGHKLHTDFELDYKKAHEVGYISPKLYELLQIFHSFGSDRPVLCLIFVERIITAKVIQRYVKKVPCLSHFTASYLTGSTTSVDALAPKLQKEILESFYTGKVNLLFATDVVEEGIHVQNCSYVIRFDLPKTVRSYVQSRGRARKDDSQFIIMLERGNKKQRDHLCDIIRSEHSMTDTSRNRDPDVCSLRACNFEDANAYYVEATAASVTPDSSVNLTYRYCEKLPGDRYFIPRPNFHFRLFEGLYQCEITLPPNAAFQTIVGPMSRNSHSSKQLVCLEACRKLHQMGALDDHLLPLVEVPPENEVNVKSKELSAGAGSVAGTTKRKELHGTSCIRALSGTWGEKLDGANFEAYKFEFSCNVEETYSGFVLLVESKLDDDVGNIEVDLYLIAKMVKAYVSSCGKVHLTADQIKQAMSFQEFFCNGLFGRLFLGNEPEGTERNFLLQTEIKSLWSSSYSYLLLPTEASENSNTISWNIDWIGICSCAYVVEFLRKHYSNGLQYFKGGRGNISLSRTGSSMTDCSAQNLVNFANSSNDVNNLASNLEDMVVLAIHTGRIYSIVEVVSSISAESPLEENADVASSDYTYVEYFKKTYGIALKYPGQPLLRLKQSHNAHNLLVDQGVSSPDGLVQEKQQAHVHMPPEILVSIDIRVDVLKSFYLLPSLMYRLESLMLASQIREEINGQSSNFYISSSLILEALTTLRCCEHFSLERLELLGDSVLKYAVSSYLFLKYPEKHEGQLTARRTRAICNSNLHKLGIKNKLQGYIRDSAFEPRRWAAPGQLSRFPDPCQCGVDTLKVPLDSKFQTENAVKVGKFCDKGHRWMNSKTIADCVEALIGAYYVGGGLFAALHLMKWLGIDSETGPSLAVEAITRASLRSYSPKTNELADLEMKLSYEFSVKALLHEAITHASQQKLGASYCYQRLEFLGDSVLDLLITQHLYRSHIHIDPGVLTDLRSAAVSNENFAQAAIRRNLHPHLQHCSGLLQSHITEYETRLLTEAENNTSALEDIKGPKALGDMVESIAGAILIDTKLNLDEVWRVFEPILSPIVTPSTLQLHPLRKLSELCDSLGYFVKETCTEDDTLVHVELSLQLEDVLLVGNGFDRSRKAAKHKAARQVLMELEKSIERTKHCSDMDVDIWSNLNDEDSEAMDHGQQNVMSIQSSSESNTIDPTQVNDFSNEVLLCRNIAIPVVGPINTRKGEPRKSLFELCKKLQWPMPSFTTTEQKSRKPIEFGEGCEKRIGFSSFQSKINLHIPNSSTIVCTGDPRADKKTSMDSAVVSMLHELQRQRKLVILDS
- the LOC101293248 gene encoding protein kinase and PP2C-like domain-containing protein-like; this translates as MGLEILEPNTCIRGCCHSNSIPLHLPPSSYTILKPIARGAESVVYGAILDGKKVAVKKPILSTSEDIDKFHKELQLLCKLHHPGLAKLVAAHAKPPNYMYFFEYFEPPNLSEKLHVDEWSPSINQVLVIAVNLASALQYLHNLGIVHRDVKPANILLDRDLCPHLADFGLAEYKHDLKGVSVENWKSLGKPTGGFHKRNMVGTLIYMAPELLKKEVHTEKSDVYSFGISINELLTGVVPYTDLRAEAQAHTVLEMNYTEQKLTAAVVSEGLRPILAGPESGVPSTLVSLIERCWDATAQNRPSFDDIVAELGTILEHRKRIKEPAIAYGEAHDSVGDQRADAANNLHVYQEGVDWYSRAENFTKIAHETKSGTTVWLNASNDPLAYRPVLSWGSFATCGRRESMEDTHFLLPHMGNEEDIHFFGIFDGHRGAAAAEFSVRALPRFLQALSSISSPTDALAEAFIKTDIAFRDELDFCRKSKRVIQKDWHPGCTAAAALIVRNKLFVANAGDCRTILCRAGVPVLLSKDHVASCLQERERVINAGGQVKWQVDDWRVGLAALQVTRSIGDDDLKPSVTAEPEISETILSAEDEYLVMASDGLWDVMSNAEVISIIKDTVKEPGMCSKRLATEAAERGSIDNITVIVVFLRLVSTAERIY